From Granulicella cerasi, a single genomic window includes:
- the ispD gene encoding 2-C-methyl-D-erythritol 4-phosphate cytidylyltransferase has product MSVFVILPAAGIGTRMASAGNAPKQFLTIKGLPILVHSVKAFLAVPRVSGVYLAVRESEKPRMNELLTEHGLTDRVHVVTGGDTRQDSVANALAALPSSSDDDIVLVHDAVRPLIDAATVTKTIEAIEKHGAAIVGMPAIDTIKQVEKTADGALITATIPREIIVHAQTPQGARVPLMRKAFDEAARDEFQGTDESSLLERAGVSVMVVPGSSRNFKVTQPGDLEVAEFYLAG; this is encoded by the coding sequence ATGAGCGTTTTCGTCATTCTCCCCGCCGCCGGTATCGGCACCCGCATGGCCTCCGCAGGCAATGCGCCGAAGCAGTTCCTCACCATCAAGGGTCTGCCGATCCTCGTGCACTCCGTGAAGGCATTTCTCGCCGTGCCGCGCGTCTCGGGCGTCTACCTCGCCGTGCGCGAGAGTGAGAAGCCACGCATGAACGAACTGCTCACCGAGCACGGCCTCACCGACCGCGTCCACGTCGTCACCGGCGGGGACACGCGTCAGGATTCGGTCGCCAACGCGCTCGCCGCGCTGCCCTCGAGCTCGGACGACGACATCGTGCTCGTGCATGATGCGGTGCGTCCGCTGATCGATGCTGCTACGGTCACCAAGACGATCGAAGCGATCGAAAAGCACGGCGCGGCGATCGTCGGCATGCCCGCGATCGACACGATCAAGCAGGTGGAGAAGACAGCCGACGGCGCGCTCATCACCGCGACCATTCCGCGCGAAATTATCGTCCATGCGCAAACGCCGCAGGGCGCGCGTGTGCCGCTCATGCGCAAGGCGTTCGACGAAGCCGCACGCGATGAATTCCAAGGCACGGACGAGTCATCGCTGCTCGAGCGCGCTGGCGTATCGGTGATGGTCGTGCCGGGCTCCTCTCGCAATTTCAAAGTCACGCAGCCGGGCGATCTTGAGGTGGCTGAGTTTTATCTCGCGGGGTAA
- the ftsH gene encoding ATP-dependent zinc metalloprotease FtsH: protein MNSTVKHLLIWVLTVTCLLVVWQFVSKNISAGRSQAISLTTLQADADANKIAEVTVNGTEVNGKYKDNKGAFTTTIPANYPDLYKDLQQHGVNVTIKDQSGNLWVGVLLNIAPIAVILALFLFMMRQMQSGGNKAMSFGKNRARLLSMQQKKVTFKDVAGVSEAKEELKEIIEFLREAQKFQRLGGRIPKGVLMVGPPGTGKTLLARAVAGEANVPFFSISGSDFVEMFVGVGASRVRDLFEQGKKNAPCIIFIDEIDAVGRHRGAGLGGGHDEREQTLNQLLVEMDGFESNDGVILIAATNRPDVLDPALLRPGRFDRRVIVDRPDIRGREEVLRVHAKKVPLSEDVDLPILARGTPGFSGADLANMVNEAALTAARFNRKSVHMYDFEVAKDKVLMGAERKSMIRSADELKTTAYHEAGHTLVGALRDHSHPLHKVTIIPRGMALGVTVHLPEDDQHQVTRDQLETRLAMMMGGRIAEEIFLNQMTTGASSDIERATSLARAMVCEWGMSALGPMSFGKKGEQEVFLGRDIGQSRDFSDETARQIDAEVKRFVDEAYKSAYDILNSNHDIMHRMSNALLDRETLDAHEIELIIAGKELPPVKSALASAGGDNDTQEVLKPGGGGRTPGFGESAHNPA from the coding sequence TTGAATTCAACAGTCAAACATCTGCTGATCTGGGTACTTACGGTCACTTGCCTTCTGGTGGTGTGGCAGTTCGTTTCCAAGAACATTAGCGCGGGACGCAGCCAGGCCATCAGCCTGACGACTCTGCAGGCCGACGCAGACGCCAACAAGATCGCGGAAGTTACCGTGAACGGCACCGAGGTCAACGGCAAGTACAAGGACAACAAGGGCGCCTTCACGACGACCATTCCTGCCAACTACCCTGACCTTTATAAGGACCTGCAGCAGCACGGCGTCAACGTCACGATCAAGGACCAGAGCGGCAACCTGTGGGTGGGCGTTCTACTGAACATCGCGCCGATCGCTGTGATCCTCGCGCTGTTCCTCTTTATGATGCGCCAGATGCAGTCGGGCGGAAACAAGGCGATGAGCTTTGGCAAGAACCGCGCTCGTCTGCTCTCGATGCAGCAGAAGAAGGTGACGTTCAAGGACGTTGCCGGCGTGAGCGAAGCCAAGGAAGAGCTGAAGGAAATCATCGAATTCCTGCGTGAAGCGCAGAAGTTCCAGCGCCTCGGCGGACGCATTCCCAAGGGCGTGCTGATGGTCGGACCTCCGGGCACGGGCAAGACCTTGCTGGCACGCGCTGTTGCTGGCGAAGCGAATGTTCCGTTCTTCTCGATCTCCGGTTCTGACTTCGTCGAAATGTTCGTCGGCGTCGGCGCAAGCCGCGTGCGCGACTTGTTCGAGCAGGGCAAGAAGAACGCTCCGTGCATCATCTTCATCGACGAAATCGATGCAGTCGGTCGTCACCGTGGCGCTGGCCTCGGCGGTGGACACGACGAGCGCGAGCAGACGCTGAACCAGCTCCTGGTGGAGATGGATGGCTTTGAGTCGAACGATGGCGTCATCCTGATTGCCGCAACCAACCGTCCCGACGTGCTCGACCCTGCGCTGCTGCGCCCGGGCCGTTTCGATCGCCGCGTGATCGTTGATCGTCCGGACATCCGTGGCCGCGAAGAAGTGCTGCGCGTGCATGCGAAGAAGGTTCCGCTGTCGGAAGATGTCGACCTGCCGATTCTTGCTCGCGGCACACCGGGCTTCTCGGGTGCTGATCTGGCGAATATGGTGAACGAGGCCGCGTTGACGGCAGCTCGCTTCAACCGCAAGAGCGTCCACATGTATGACTTTGAGGTCGCCAAGGACAAGGTGCTGATGGGTGCGGAGCGCAAGAGCATGATCCGCAGCGCTGACGAACTGAAGACCACGGCGTACCACGAAGCTGGCCATACGCTTGTCGGCGCGCTGCGCGATCATTCGCATCCGCTGCACAAGGTGACGATCATTCCGCGTGGCATGGCGCTCGGCGTTACCGTGCACCTGCCTGAGGACGACCAGCATCAGGTGACGCGCGATCAGCTGGAGACGCGCCTTGCCATGATGATGGGCGGCCGCATCGCTGAGGAGATCTTCCTCAACCAAATGACGACCGGCGCGAGCAGCGATATCGAGCGCGCCACGTCTCTGGCACGTGCGATGGTTTGCGAGTGGGGCATGAGCGCACTCGGCCCGATGTCGTTCGGCAAGAAGGGCGAGCAGGAAGTGTTCCTGGGCCGCGATATCGGCCAGTCGCGCGACTTCTCGGACGAGACGGCACGCCAGATCGATGCCGAGGTGAAGCGGTTTGTGGATGAAGCGTACAAGAGCGCTTACGACATCCTGAACTCGAACCACGACATCATGCACCGCATGTCGAACGCCCTGCTGGACCGCGAGACGTTGGACGCGCACGAGATCGAGTTGATCATCGCTGGCAAGGAACTGCCGCCGGTGAAGTCGGCTCTGGCCTCTGCAGGCGGCGACAACGATACGCAGGAAGTGCTGAAGCCAGGTGGCGGCGGACGCACGCCGGGCTTCGGTGAGAGTGCACACAATCCTGCATAA
- the tilS gene encoding tRNA lysidine(34) synthetase TilS produces the protein MAKGTIMLPLDAALLRKGERVCCAVSGGADSTAMLLAMVEANARKESLGIELSAAHVHHGLRGAEADADEAFVRELCQRLGVPLTLVHVDTPARMADEGEGLEEAARNLRYEALRGLPVDAIATAHHLDDQAETVLMKLLRGAWTEGLAGIAPEVQADGPRTIRPLLRVRKAEILEFLEARGQAWREDSTNRDLSLTRNRVRHDLLPVLRQFNPQIDALLAGMADVARDEEAYWQDQLPPLLRQMVLPGKPVRGGGRASSTAVGSASCALEIERLKALPAAMRRRVLRAAVRGLGHRLTAEETAKILALAGFGGYPGVLGKIGSRLELREGLRVERSARELQISRQG, from the coding sequence ATGGCTAAGGGAACGATCATGCTGCCGCTGGATGCGGCGTTGTTGCGTAAGGGCGAGCGGGTTTGCTGTGCGGTGTCGGGTGGGGCGGACTCTACGGCAATGCTGCTGGCGATGGTGGAGGCAAACGCACGCAAGGAGTCGCTGGGCATCGAGCTGAGCGCGGCGCATGTGCATCATGGGTTGCGCGGCGCGGAGGCCGATGCGGATGAGGCGTTTGTGCGCGAGCTTTGTCAGCGGCTCGGTGTGCCGCTGACTCTGGTGCATGTCGATACGCCTGCGCGTATGGCGGACGAGGGTGAGGGCCTCGAAGAGGCGGCGCGGAATCTGCGCTATGAAGCGCTGCGTGGTTTGCCCGTGGATGCGATCGCGACGGCGCATCATCTTGATGATCAGGCCGAGACCGTGCTGATGAAGCTGCTGCGCGGCGCGTGGACTGAGGGGCTGGCGGGCATCGCGCCTGAAGTGCAGGCCGATGGCCCGAGGACGATCCGCCCGCTGCTGCGCGTACGCAAGGCGGAGATCTTGGAGTTCCTCGAAGCGCGTGGGCAGGCTTGGCGGGAGGACTCCACGAACCGCGATCTATCGCTGACGCGCAACCGCGTGCGGCATGACTTGCTACCGGTGCTGCGGCAGTTCAACCCGCAGATCGACGCGCTGCTGGCGGGCATGGCCGACGTGGCGCGCGACGAGGAAGCGTACTGGCAGGATCAGCTTCCTCCGCTGCTGCGGCAGATGGTGCTGCCAGGCAAACCGGTGCGCGGCGGCGGCCGGGCCAGCTCGACCGCAGTGGGTTCGGCGAGCTGTGCGCTGGAGATTGAGCGGCTGAAGGCACTGCCCGCGGCGATGCGTCGCCGGGTGCTGCGCGCGGCGGTGCGCGGGCTCGGCCATCGGCTGACGGCGGAGGAGACGGCGAAGATCCTCGCGCTGGCGGGATTTGGCGGCTATCCCGGCGTGCTCGGCAAAATCGGCTCCAGGCTGGAGTTGCGTGAGGGGTTGCGGGTGGAGCGCTCCGCGCGAGAGTTGCAGATCAGCCGTCAGGGTTAG
- a CDS encoding GNAT family N-acetyltransferase has protein sequence MPTLRRATVDDASLITQHRHLMFADNDFTTEERLNEMDHAFEPWVRAALADGTYVGLFLEEDSRVLSGGGVYLMPFPPHWMHDEPFRAYLLNFYTAPEARGRGLAKQILQAAVDAAHELGASVITLHASRFGQPIYEKFGFKHSVEMMLRKQ, from the coding sequence ATGCCGACTCTCCGCCGCGCGACCGTAGACGATGCCTCCCTCATCACCCAGCACCGCCACCTCATGTTCGCGGACAATGACTTCACGACCGAAGAGCGCCTCAACGAGATGGACCACGCCTTCGAGCCGTGGGTGCGCGCAGCGTTGGCCGATGGCACCTACGTTGGGCTGTTCCTCGAGGAAGACAGCCGCGTGCTCTCCGGCGGCGGCGTCTATCTCATGCCCTTCCCGCCGCACTGGATGCACGATGAGCCGTTCCGCGCCTATCTGCTGAACTTCTATACCGCTCCTGAAGCGCGTGGGCGCGGACTTGCGAAGCAAATCCTGCAAGCCGCCGTCGATGCCGCGCACGAACTCGGTGCAAGCGTTATCACCTTGCATGCGTCGCGATTCGGCCAGCCCATCTACGAGAAATTCGGCTTCAAGCACTCAGTCGAGATGATGCTGCGGAAACAGTAG